Proteins found in one Seonamhaeicola sp. S2-3 genomic segment:
- a CDS encoding SDR family oxidoreductase, whose product MTEYQLKILKGKQVLITGGAGFIGSNLCETLLDNNIKVVCLDNFSTGKRENIAPFIKLKNFKLIEGDIRNLTDCNKACENTDYVLHQAALGSVPRSINDPITTNDVNVSGFLNMLVAARDAGVKRFVYAASSSTYGDHKALPKVEDVIGKPLSPYAITKYVNELYADIFHSTYNLDTIGLRYFNVFGRRQDPNGAYAAVIPKFVQQLVKHESPYINGDGSYSRDFTYIDNVVQMNLKAITTENKDSLNQVYNVAYGERTTLLELTNLLKEYLSEFDPEIKNVEVKHRDNRAGDIPHSLASIDKAKKLLNYNPKYSVSEGLKEAVTWYWENLK is encoded by the coding sequence ATGACCGAATATCAACTCAAAATCTTAAAAGGCAAACAAGTACTTATTACAGGAGGCGCAGGTTTTATTGGCTCCAATTTATGTGAAACACTACTAGACAATAATATTAAGGTTGTTTGTTTAGATAATTTCTCAACAGGAAAACGAGAAAACATAGCTCCTTTTATTAAATTGAAGAACTTCAAACTAATTGAAGGCGATATTAGAAACTTAACCGATTGTAATAAAGCTTGTGAAAACACAGACTATGTATTGCACCAAGCCGCTTTAGGTTCTGTGCCAAGATCAATTAATGATCCTATAACAACTAATGATGTTAATGTTTCTGGGTTTTTAAACATGTTGGTGGCTGCTAGAGATGCTGGTGTTAAACGCTTTGTTTATGCTGCCAGTTCTTCTACATACGGAGACCACAAAGCTTTACCCAAAGTAGAAGACGTTATAGGAAAACCGCTTTCACCATACGCCATTACAAAATATGTTAATGAATTATATGCCGATATTTTTCATAGTACATACAACCTAGATACTATAGGATTGCGATACTTTAATGTGTTTGGACGCAGACAAGACCCTAACGGTGCTTACGCTGCAGTAATCCCTAAATTTGTTCAACAATTGGTTAAGCATGAATCACCATACATTAATGGAGATGGCTCGTACTCAAGAGATTTTACCTATATAGATAATGTGGTACAAATGAACTTAAAAGCCATTACTACTGAAAATAAAGATAGTTTAAATCAAGTATACAACGTAGCTTACGGCGAAAGAACAACGCTGCTAGAACTCACCAACTTACTTAAAGAATATTTATCAGAGTTTGATCCAGAAATTAAAAATGTTGAAGTAAAACACAGAGACAACAGAGCTGGAGATATTCCACACTCTTTAGCCTCTATAGATAAAGCCAAAAAACTTCTAAACTACAATCCTAAATACAGTGTTAGCGAAGGCTTAAAAGAAGCTGTTACTTGGTATTGGGAAAATTTAAAATAA
- a CDS encoding nucleotide sugar dehydrogenase, whose amino-acid sequence MNDIKIAVIGLGYVGLPLARLFATKYAVVGYDINQSRVEELMSGHDSTLEVDENELKSVLTQDTDNNIGLFCSTDIEAIKDCNYYIITVPTPIDKNNRPDLTPLYKSSETVGKVLKKGDIVIYESTVYPGVTEDECVPVLEKESGLKFNTDFYAGYSPERINPGDKLHTVDKILKVTAGSTPEIGKKVDALYASVITAGTHLAPTIKVAEAAKVIENSQRDINIAFVNELAKIFNRLDIDTHDVLAAAGTKWNFLPFKPGLVGGHCIGVDPYYLAQKAQEVGYHPEIILAGRRVNDGMGQYVASEIIKLMLQNDLKVKGSNILALGITFKENCPDVRNTKAVDVIEELKSYGANVTVYDPWANPEEVMHEYGLKTIQKLSHAEPVEAHAEPVDSHPELVEEHPEPVEGQTKYDAIVLTVAHKEFLQIDLKSLLNPKGILYDVKGVISEPVSGRL is encoded by the coding sequence ATTAATGATATAAAAATAGCAGTTATTGGTTTAGGATATGTGGGATTACCACTTGCTAGACTTTTTGCTACTAAATATGCTGTTGTAGGATATGATATTAATCAATCTAGAGTTGAAGAATTAATGAGTGGTCATGATTCAACATTAGAAGTTGATGAAAACGAATTAAAATCTGTACTAACTCAAGATACAGATAACAACATTGGATTATTTTGTTCAACAGATATTGAAGCTATTAAAGATTGTAATTACTATATTATTACAGTACCTACTCCAATAGATAAAAATAACAGACCAGACTTAACACCACTATACAAATCAAGTGAAACCGTAGGTAAAGTGCTTAAAAAAGGTGATATCGTTATATACGAATCAACCGTTTACCCTGGCGTTACTGAAGATGAATGTGTACCCGTTTTAGAAAAAGAAAGCGGTCTTAAATTTAATACAGATTTTTATGCCGGATATTCACCTGAAAGAATTAATCCGGGTGATAAATTACATACCGTAGATAAAATTCTTAAAGTCACTGCTGGTTCTACACCTGAAATTGGTAAAAAAGTAGATGCACTATATGCAAGCGTTATTACAGCAGGCACTCACTTAGCACCTACCATTAAAGTAGCCGAAGCAGCAAAAGTTATTGAAAATTCGCAACGCGATATTAATATTGCTTTTGTTAATGAATTAGCTAAAATTTTTAATCGTTTAGATATTGACACCCATGATGTTTTGGCTGCTGCTGGAACTAAATGGAACTTTTTACCCTTTAAACCAGGACTAGTTGGTGGGCACTGTATTGGTGTAGACCCGTATTATTTAGCCCAAAAAGCGCAAGAAGTTGGTTATCACCCCGAAATAATTTTAGCAGGAAGACGTGTTAATGATGGTATGGGGCAATACGTAGCCTCAGAAATTATTAAACTCATGCTTCAAAACGATTTAAAAGTAAAAGGAAGCAATATATTAGCTTTAGGAATTACTTTTAAAGAAAATTGTCCAGATGTAAGAAATACTAAAGCGGTTGATGTTATTGAAGAACTAAAAAGCTATGGTGCCAATGTTACGGTATATGACCCTTGGGCAAACCCTGAAGAGGTAATGCATGAATATGGCTTAAAAACCATTCAAAAACTCAGTCACGCTGAGCCTGTCGAAGCGCACGCTGAGCCTGTCGATAGTCATCCTGAGCTTGTCGAAGAACATCCTGAGCCTGTCGAAGGACAAACCAAATACGACGCTATTGTACTAACAGTAGCTCATAAAGAATTTCTTCAAATAGATTTAAAATCATTGCTAAACCCTAAAGGCATTTTATATGATGTCAAAGGAGTTATAAGTGAACCCGTTAGCGGTAGATTATAA
- a CDS encoding lipopolysaccharide biosynthesis protein produces MSQLKKGAALNYITIFLTNAVGLFITPFILNHIGKSEYGIYTTIGALIGTISLLDLGLNNTVVRFVAKYKAEKDRKGEENFLATTMIIYGIISVLVIIIGVAFYGHIDNYFTKMNAEEIEIAKTIFILLIFNLVINLPGGTLRGVCFGYEKFVFPKTVNIIRYILRTITIVAVLSLGGKL; encoded by the coding sequence TTGAGCCAATTAAAAAAAGGAGCGGCATTAAACTACATAACCATATTTTTAACAAATGCGGTTGGTTTATTTATAACACCATTCATATTAAACCATATTGGTAAATCTGAATACGGTATTTACACTACCATAGGAGCTCTTATTGGTACTATTTCATTACTAGATTTGGGACTCAATAATACAGTTGTTCGCTTTGTTGCTAAATATAAAGCAGAAAAAGATCGTAAGGGTGAAGAAAATTTCCTAGCTACCACCATGATTATTTATGGTATTATCTCAGTACTTGTTATAATTATAGGCGTAGCTTTCTACGGTCATATAGACAACTACTTTACAAAAATGAATGCTGAAGAAATAGAAATAGCTAAAACTATTTTTATTCTATTAATTTTTAATCTAGTAATTAATTTACCAGGAGGAACTCTTAGAGGTGTTTGTTTTGGGTATGAAAAATTTGTTTTCCCTAAAACAGTAAATATTATTCGTTATATACTTAGAACAATAACAATTGTTGCGGTACTCTCTTTAGGGGGAAAGCTATAG
- a CDS encoding lipopolysaccharide biosynthesis protein has protein sequence MVIVDTVFNILIIIVGIYYVFFKLKVRFKLHEFKLKYLKQIFGYSVWIFVFGLVSMLQWKAGHWILGRIATPEILTIYGIGITLGTYYGSFSTAISSVFLPRATKMTVANATNTELTNMMIKIGRISFVILMYIFGAFLLFGNQFVFLWVGKELGVDGSFEVWLIAILIMIAYTLPLVQGFGNSILEARNKLSFKAILYLSFLILGAIFGAYLAKNLGALGMICGTVSGWFIVQNVMNFYYHKVIGLNILRFFKELSHKTIITIIIVICLGYLTNYIPGNGWINFIIKAISYSIIYAVLIYNFGFINYEKELFKSSLNPILKKLKL, from the coding sequence TTGGTAATTGTAGATACCGTATTTAACATACTAATTATTATTGTTGGAATTTACTATGTTTTTTTCAAACTAAAAGTACGCTTTAAACTTCATGAATTTAAATTAAAATACTTAAAGCAAATATTTGGCTACTCTGTATGGATTTTTGTGTTTGGTCTAGTAAGTATGCTTCAGTGGAAAGCTGGTCATTGGATTTTAGGGCGTATAGCCACGCCTGAAATTCTTACAATTTATGGTATTGGTATCACTTTAGGAACATATTATGGTTCTTTTTCAACAGCAATTTCTAGCGTATTTTTACCACGAGCAACAAAAATGACTGTTGCAAATGCTACCAATACAGAGCTAACAAACATGATGATTAAAATTGGGCGTATATCATTTGTTATTCTTATGTACATTTTTGGAGCCTTTTTACTGTTTGGAAATCAATTTGTGTTTTTGTGGGTAGGAAAAGAGCTTGGTGTAGATGGTAGTTTTGAAGTTTGGCTCATTGCCATATTAATTATGATAGCATATACACTACCTCTTGTGCAAGGCTTTGGCAACTCAATTTTAGAAGCAAGAAATAAATTATCTTTTAAGGCTATTTTATATCTATCATTTTTAATACTAGGAGCCATATTTGGAGCTTATTTAGCTAAAAATCTTGGTGCATTAGGTATGATTTGCGGAACGGTTTCTGGGTGGTTCATTGTTCAAAATGTCATGAATTTTTATTACCATAAAGTTATAGGCTTAAATATTTTAAGATTTTTCAAAGAACTCTCCCATAAAACAATCATCACAATAATTATCGTTATCTGCTTAGGATATTTAACTAATTACATTCCTGGTAATGGCTGGATTAACTTTATTATTAAAGCTATTTCCTATTCTATCATTTATGCAGTGTTAATATATAATTTTGGGTTTATTAATTATGAAAAAGAGTTGTTTAAAAGCTCTCTAAATCCAATCTTAAAAAAATTAAAGTTATAA
- a CDS encoding polysaccharide pyruvyl transferase family protein, protein MKYGLLTYDENKRFFNVGDNIQSLAAKQFLPRVDMLLNRERLADYKGEKIKLIMNGWFTHNIHNWVPSEDIDPIFVSFHMNNTAAPSMLNDKGIAYLKKHQPIGCRDQFTADTLKAKGIDAFFTGCLTLTLDSYKVDDSERTDNIYIVDPLYSYPRPEKIFYNLKATVRNILNGSAFQLSKKNKHLKKFIDDNLLNSAEFINQEPPSNTYTDEQKFEMAETLLKKYARAKLVITSRIHCALPCLALGTPVIFINGFDSFVDSCRFDGILELFNRIDINSKTGEFTSNFGLKGKIDENTNIKNLEKHHELANSLKEKVKSLI, encoded by the coding sequence ATGAAATACGGTCTTTTAACATACGACGAAAACAAACGCTTTTTCAATGTAGGCGATAACATACAAAGTCTTGCGGCAAAACAGTTTTTACCAAGAGTAGACATGCTCTTAAATAGAGAACGTTTGGCTGATTATAAAGGTGAAAAAATAAAGCTTATAATGAATGGCTGGTTTACACATAATATTCATAATTGGGTACCTTCTGAAGATATAGATCCTATATTTGTTTCTTTTCATATGAATAATACTGCTGCCCCAAGTATGTTAAATGATAAAGGTATAGCCTATTTAAAAAAGCACCAACCTATTGGCTGTAGAGATCAATTTACTGCAGACACATTAAAAGCCAAAGGCATTGATGCCTTTTTTACGGGTTGTTTAACACTAACGTTAGATTCTTATAAAGTAGACGATTCTGAAAGAACTGATAATATATATATTGTAGACCCTTTATATAGCTATCCTAGGCCTGAAAAAATCTTTTATAATCTAAAAGCAACTGTTAGAAATATTTTAAATGGTTCTGCTTTTCAATTATCCAAAAAGAACAAACATCTTAAAAAATTTATTGATGATAATCTTTTAAATTCAGCAGAATTTATAAATCAAGAACCGCCTTCAAATACCTATACTGATGAACAAAAATTTGAAATGGCTGAAACTTTATTAAAAAAATATGCACGAGCTAAATTAGTAATTACATCTAGAATACATTGTGCTTTACCTTGTTTAGCATTGGGTACGCCTGTTATTTTTATTAATGGCTTTGATAGCTTTGTAGATTCTTGTCGTTTCGACGGTATTTTAGAACTCTTTAATCGTATAGATATTAATAGTAAAACGGGTGAATTTACTTCAAATTTTGGTTTAAAAGGAAAAATAGATGAAAATACAAATATTAAAAACCTTGAAAAACATCATGAATTAGCAAATTCTCTTAAAGAAAAAGTAAAAAGCTTAATTTAA
- a CDS encoding glycosyltransferase family 4 protein, translated as MTNLLYIVNRIDGPGGLERVLSIKASYLADNYAYKVHILTLNQDTNTLFYNFSKKIQYHNIKVGGNAFAYLKSYKKGIQDKIKEIAPDIILVCDDGLKGLLFPLIIGKPCPLIYERHVSKNAELQVKTPNIYQKISTWLKFKLMNLGAKQYDKFVVLTSGNKKEWHLKNITVIPNPLSFYPNTPSSLNKKNVIAVGKQCFQKGYDRLLKAWGLVHKSFPDWNLNIYGTINKNEKLETLAKELNISNSVNFHKPVKNIAEKYQESSIYVMSSRYEGFGMVLTEAMAYGVPCISFNCPHGPSDIIKDGEDGFLVPNGNVNMLSDKIKTLIEDSELRKNLGENARQNVKNYLPEFVVKQWDMLFKELLKHKTV; from the coding sequence TTGACTAATTTATTATACATAGTAAATCGTATTGATGGCCCTGGCGGGCTAGAACGGGTACTATCTATAAAAGCTAGTTACTTGGCAGATAATTATGCTTACAAGGTGCATATCTTAACATTAAATCAAGATACCAACACTCTATTTTATAATTTTAGTAAAAAAATACAATATCATAACATCAAAGTTGGGGGCAATGCATTTGCCTACTTAAAAAGCTACAAAAAAGGCATTCAAGATAAAATTAAGGAGATTGCTCCAGATATTATACTAGTTTGTGATGATGGACTTAAAGGCTTACTTTTTCCTTTAATTATAGGCAAACCCTGTCCTTTAATTTATGAACGACATGTTTCTAAAAATGCAGAATTACAAGTAAAAACACCAAATATTTATCAAAAAATAAGCACATGGCTTAAATTTAAGCTAATGAATCTGGGTGCTAAACAATATGATAAATTTGTAGTGCTTACTAGTGGTAACAAAAAAGAATGGCATCTAAAAAATATAACGGTAATTCCTAACCCACTCTCATTTTATCCTAATACCCCTAGTTCTTTAAACAAAAAAAATGTGATTGCTGTAGGGAAACAATGTTTTCAAAAAGGATATGACCGTTTATTAAAAGCCTGGGGGCTAGTTCATAAATCTTTTCCAGATTGGAATCTTAATATTTATGGTACAATTAATAAAAATGAAAAATTAGAGACCTTAGCAAAAGAACTTAATATTTCTAATTCGGTAAATTTTCATAAACCCGTAAAAAATATAGCAGAAAAATACCAAGAATCATCTATTTATGTCATGTCTTCTCGCTACGAAGGATTTGGTATGGTACTTACAGAAGCCATGGCTTATGGCGTACCATGCATTTCTTTTAATTGTCCACATGGTCCTAGTGATATTATTAAAGATGGAGAAGATGGTTTTCTTGTTCCAAATGGAAATGTAAATATGCTTAGTGATAAAATTAAAACATTAATAGAGGATAGTGAATTAAGAAAAAATTTAGGAGAGAATGCAAGACAAAATGTAAAGAATTATTTACCAGAGTTTGTGGTTAAACAATGGGATATGCTTTTTAAAGAACTATTAAAACACAAAACAGTATGA
- a CDS encoding glycosyltransferase family 4 protein, producing MKIVFLIDQVHRHGGIERVLSIKANYLANNSDNAVYIITSEQNKNKACYHFNSNITFKDLGVNYHRNLSYFHPKNVLKIPKHIRLVKQTLNEIKPDIVVVCSHSVDTYFVPFIKKSIPKVKEFHFSKSIEIPYRKKGAKSKKKYFLYFADFVEKKYDKLVVLNKDEASYYKSNNIAVIPNPLTFYPSQVSQLNKPVAIAAGRIAPVKQFDLLVDIWEQIHKKNNNWQLHIYGEGDKNYVSTLQKKIDEKHLSKHILLKGKTDNIQDKMLNASVFLMTSDNECFPLVLLEAQACGLPIVSFDCPHGPRNIISNKNGILIPPKNQTKFANAVIKVINNETLRMNFGQHARENAASYNVKAIMDKWLTIFNQLIK from the coding sequence ATGAAAATTGTTTTTTTAATAGATCAAGTACATCGGCACGGAGGTATAGAACGTGTATTGTCTATAAAAGCCAATTATCTTGCTAATAATAGTGATAATGCTGTTTATATTATAACTTCAGAACAAAATAAAAACAAAGCTTGTTATCACTTTAATTCTAATATTACTTTTAAAGATTTAGGTGTAAATTACCATAGAAACTTATCCTATTTTCATCCTAAAAATGTATTAAAAATCCCAAAACACATACGCTTAGTAAAGCAAACTCTAAATGAAATAAAACCAGATATTGTTGTGGTTTGTAGCCATAGTGTCGATACCTATTTTGTACCATTTATTAAGAAATCTATACCTAAAGTTAAAGAATTTCATTTTTCTAAATCTATAGAAATTCCGTATCGAAAAAAAGGGGCTAAATCAAAGAAAAAGTACTTTTTATATTTTGCTGATTTTGTCGAAAAAAAATACGATAAGCTTGTTGTGTTAAATAAAGATGAAGCTAGTTATTACAAATCTAATAATATTGCCGTAATACCTAACCCCTTAACCTTTTATCCCTCACAAGTATCTCAATTAAATAAACCCGTTGCTATTGCTGCTGGTAGAATTGCACCTGTAAAACAGTTTGATTTACTTGTAGACATATGGGAACAAATACATAAAAAAAATAACAATTGGCAATTACATATATATGGCGAAGGTGATAAAAATTATGTGAGTACATTGCAGAAAAAAATTGATGAAAAGCATTTGTCAAAACACATACTATTAAAGGGCAAAACAGATAACATACAAGATAAGATGTTAAATGCATCGGTGTTTTTAATGACCTCAGATAATGAATGCTTTCCCTTAGTTTTATTAGAAGCCCAAGCCTGTGGATTACCTATAGTGTCTTTTGATTGTCCACATGGCCCTAGAAACATAATAAGTAATAAAAACGGTATACTAATACCTCCAAAAAACCAAACAAAATTTGCCAATGCGGTTATAAAAGTTATAAATAATGAAACATTAAGAATGAATTTTGGACAGCATGCTAGAGAAAATGCAGCTAGCTATAATGTAAAAGCTATCATGGACAAGTGGTTAACAATTTTCAATCAATTAATAAAATAA
- a CDS encoding serine O-acetyltransferase — MRTILFYIYRVLLIPHVVLYLFSTNKETISKDLDRWCVAKSIKGSKINSLLYLLCHSKDFRTIFYFRINNPIKHLFKLYCKGEQNFTIDVNTKLGGGILTGHPYCTILNAKSIGENFYVNHLVTVGEIDGKKPTIGNNVSIFTGAIVIGDIVIGDNAKIGAGAVVVKNVPENATVVGNPAKIINK, encoded by the coding sequence ATGAGAACAATACTATTTTATATTTATAGAGTTTTGTTAATCCCTCATGTTGTACTTTATTTATTTAGCACCAATAAAGAAACAATTAGTAAAGATTTAGATAGATGGTGTGTTGCAAAAAGTATAAAAGGCTCTAAAATTAATAGTTTACTATATTTATTGTGCCATTCTAAAGATTTTAGAACTATTTTTTATTTTAGAATTAATAACCCTATAAAGCATTTATTTAAATTATATTGTAAAGGAGAACAAAACTTTACTATAGATGTCAATACCAAACTAGGGGGAGGCATTTTAACGGGTCACCCCTACTGTACTATTTTAAACGCTAAATCTATAGGAGAAAATTTTTATGTAAATCACTTAGTAACCGTTGGGGAAATTGACGGTAAAAAACCAACCATAGGTAATAATGTTTCTATTTTTACAGGAGCCATTGTTATTGGTGATATTGTTATTGGAGATAATGCCAAAATTGGTGCGGGTGCTGTAGTGGTTAAAAATGTTCCAGAAAATGCTACCGTTGTTGGGAATCCTGCAAAAATTATTAATAAGTAA
- a CDS encoding HAD family hydrolase, translating into MGGIIGDDGLEKIQIGSLGIGKAFTKIQKWAKELKNRGIILAICSKNNEEIAKNPFVNHNEMVLKLEDISVFVANWNNKADNIRYIQEVLNIGFDSMVFIDDNPAEREIVRQSIPEITVPELPEDPALYLPYLTNLNLFETVSYSKNDNDRTLQYQQEAERRKLISQVTNMDDYLKSLEMYGSISDFRQKDVSRIAQLTQRSNQFNLRTKRYTEDDIIKFMNSKNHLTYSVKLKDKFGDYGLISVIILEKTSSNVFFIDTWIMSCRVLKRDVEYYALNKIVDDLQKLKIDTLQGEYLETAKNSLVADLLEKLTFSKEKNDKIYSLNTNTYKPFKHFIL; encoded by the coding sequence TTGGGAGGCATTATAGGAGATGACGGATTAGAAAAAATACAAATTGGGTCTTTAGGTATAGGAAAAGCATTTACAAAAATTCAAAAATGGGCAAAAGAATTAAAAAATAGAGGTATAATCTTAGCTATTTGTTCTAAAAACAATGAAGAAATAGCTAAAAACCCGTTTGTAAACCATAATGAAATGGTTTTAAAACTAGAGGATATCTCTGTTTTTGTTGCTAACTGGAATAATAAAGCCGATAATATTAGGTACATTCAAGAAGTCCTTAATATAGGATTTGACTCAATGGTGTTTATTGATGATAATCCAGCCGAAAGAGAAATTGTAAGACAAAGTATTCCAGAGATAACAGTACCAGAACTCCCTGAAGACCCTGCGCTTTACTTACCCTATTTAACTAATTTAAATTTATTTGAAACGGTATCATATTCAAAAAATGATAATGATAGAACATTACAATATCAGCAAGAAGCTGAAAGACGTAAATTAATTTCACAAGTCACAAATATGGATGACTACCTAAAATCTTTAGAAATGTATGGTAGCATTAGTGATTTTAGACAAAAGGATGTTTCTCGTATTGCACAATTAACTCAAAGATCTAATCAGTTTAATCTTCGTACTAAAAGGTATACAGAAGATGATATCATAAAATTTATGAACTCTAAAAACCATTTAACCTATAGTGTTAAGTTAAAAGATAAATTTGGTGACTACGGGTTAATTTCTGTTATAATACTTGAAAAAACTTCTAGCAATGTCTTTTTCATTGACACTTGGATTATGAGTTGTCGTGTATTAAAACGTGATGTCGAATATTATGCCCTCAACAAAATAGTTGATGATTTACAAAAATTAAAAATCGACACTTTACAAGGTGAATACTTAGAAACAGCAAAAAATAGTTTAGTTGCTGATTTATTAGAAAAACTCACATTTTCAAAAGAAAAAAATGATAAGATTTATAGTTTAAACACAAATACTTATAAACCCTTTAAACACTTTATTTTATGA
- a CDS encoding acyl carrier protein, whose protein sequence is MNDYLNELTLLFQEVLENEDINLTEETNANDIDEWDSINHIYLVVEIEKKFNIKFSSSQILEWKNVGDIITSIKEKMK, encoded by the coding sequence ATGAATGATTATTTAAATGAATTAACTCTACTTTTTCAAGAAGTTTTAGAAAATGAAGATATTAATTTAACAGAAGAAACAAATGCAAATGATATAGATGAATGGGACTCAATAAATCATATCTATTTAGTTGTTGAAATTGAAAAAAAATTCAACATAAAATTTAGTAGCTCTCAAATTCTAGAATGGAAAAATGTTGGTGACATAATAACTTCCATAAAAGAAAAAATGAAATAA
- a CDS encoding MBOAT family protein: MSFNLGILGFFKYFNFFIDSWISAFNSIGYEMEYYSLNIILPVGISFYTFQTMSYSLDISKRKLEPTKDFIAFATFVAFFPQLVAGPIERASNLLPQFFKKRHFDYKMAIDGGRQILWGLLKKVVIADNCASYVDDIFQNFSNYSSASLILGVVIFAFQIYADFSGYTDIAIGVAKLFGFEFKRNFNYPYFSTNISDFWKKWHISLSSWLNDYLFTPLAVEFRNYKKYGIFMAVFITFLISGLWHGAGWNYIFWGGIHGLFYIPIIFSQKRFSSISTNKVVKNKGATYKDIPKIILTFFMVCFTYIFFRSTSLKNAFAFNEAVWDGLFKQNILDIKTPDITLLIFIPLLIITEWFQQSKDFGLDIQNINSKLVRWLIYILILFTILIFGAKSKSFIYFQF, encoded by the coding sequence ATGAGTTTTAATTTAGGCATATTAGGGTTCTTTAAATATTTTAATTTCTTTATAGACTCATGGATTAGTGCCTTTAATTCCATTGGTTATGAAATGGAATATTACTCTTTAAATATTATTTTACCTGTCGGGATTTCTTTTTACACATTTCAAACTATGTCATATTCACTAGACATAAGTAAAAGAAAACTAGAACCAACAAAAGATTTTATTGCATTTGCCACATTTGTAGCATTCTTTCCGCAATTAGTTGCTGGCCCTATTGAAAGGGCATCAAATTTACTTCCGCAATTTTTCAAAAAACGTCATTTTGATTACAAAATGGCTATTGATGGTGGACGGCAAATTTTATGGGGTTTACTAAAAAAAGTTGTTATAGCAGACAATTGTGCCTCATATGTAGATGATATTTTTCAAAATTTCTCTAATTATTCTAGTGCTTCTTTAATTTTAGGTGTAGTTATTTTTGCTTTTCAAATTTATGCCGACTTTAGCGGATATACAGATATAGCCATAGGTGTGGCAAAATTATTTGGATTTGAATTTAAAAGAAATTTTAATTACCCTTACTTCTCAACAAATATTTCAGATTTTTGGAAGAAATGGCATATATCACTGTCTAGTTGGTTAAATGATTACTTATTTACTCCACTTGCTGTTGAATTCAGAAACTATAAAAAATATGGTATTTTTATGGCAGTTTTTATAACCTTTTTAATCTCAGGTTTATGGCACGGTGCTGGTTGGAATTATATCTTTTGGGGTGGTATACATGGCTTATTTTATATTCCTATAATTTTTTCTCAAAAAAGATTTAGCTCAATTTCCACCAATAAAGTTGTAAAAAATAAAGGCGCAACTTACAAAGACATCCCTAAAATAATTTTAACATTTTTTATGGTTTGCTTTACCTATATATTTTTTAGATCTACTAGTTTAAAAAATGCATTTGCTTTCAATGAAGCTGTTTGGGATGGATTATTCAAACAAAATATTCTTGATATAAAAACTCCAGATATCACATTACTTATATTTATTCCTTTATTGATAATCACTGAATGGTTTCAGCAAAGTAAAGATTTCGGACTAGACATTCAGAACATTAATAGTAAATTGGTGAGATGGCTTATATATATCCTTATTTTATTTACAATTTTAATTTTTGGAGCTAAATCAAAATCTTTTATCTATTTTCAATTTTAA